Proteins co-encoded in one Rattus rattus isolate New Zealand chromosome 5, Rrattus_CSIRO_v1, whole genome shotgun sequence genomic window:
- the LOC116902151 gene encoding LOW QUALITY PROTEIN: alpha-enolase-like (The sequence of the model RefSeq protein was modified relative to this genomic sequence to represent the inferred CDS: inserted 1 base in 1 codon; substituted 1 base at 1 genomic stop codon) — MSILKIHAREIFDSHGNPTIEVDLYTAKSLLHAAVPSGASTGIYEALELXDNDKTHFMGKGVSKAVEYINNTIAPALVSKKLNVVEQEKIDQLMIETDGTENKSKFGANTILGVSLAVCKAGAMEKGVPLYCHIADLASNPEVILSIPAFNVSNGGSHAGHKLTMQEFMILPVGASSFREAMRIGAEVYHNLKNVIKEKYGKDATNVGDEGGFAPNSLENKETLELLKSSIAKASYTDQVVIGMDVVTSEFYRASKYNLDFKSPDDTSRYITPDQLADLYKSFIKDYPVVSTEDPFDQDDWXAWQKFIATAGIQVVGDDLTVANPKQIAKAAGEKSYNCFLLKVNQIGSVTESLQVCKLAQSNGWGVMVSHRSGETEDTFIVDLVVGLCTGQIKTGAPCRSERLGKYNQILSIEEELGSKAKFAGRSFRNPLAK; from the exons ATGTCCATTCTCAAGATCCATGCTAGAGAGATCTTTGACTCCCATGGGAATCCCACCATTGAGGTGGATCTCTACACCGCAAAAAGTCTCCTCCATGCTGCGGTGCCCAGCGGTGCGTCCACTGGCATCTACGAGGCCCTAGAACTCTGAGACAATGATAAGACCCACTTCATGGGGAAGGGCGTCTCAAAGGCTGTTGAGTACATCAATAACACTATTGCACCTGCTCTGGTTAGCAAGAAACTGAATGTTGTGGAGCAGGAGAAGATTGACCAGCTGATGATCGAGACGGACGGCACAGAGAATAAATCTAAGTTTGGTGCAAACACCATCCTGGGAGTGTCCCTGGCTGTCTGCAAGGCTGGTGCCATGGAGAAGGGGGTGCCCCTTTACTGTCACATTGCTGACTTGGCCAGCAACCCTGAAGTCATCCTGTCCATACCAGCTTTCAATGTGAGCAATGGTGGTTCTCACGCTGGCCACAAGCTGACCATGCAAGAGTTCATGATCCTGCCTGTGGGGGCATCCTCTTTCCGGGAAGCCATGCGCATTGGAGCAGAGGTTTACCACAACCTGAAGAACGTCATCAAGGAGAAGTACGGGAAAGACGCCACCAATGTGGGTGATGAGGGTGGATTCGCACCTAACAGCCTGGAGAACAAAGAAACACTGGAGCTGCTCAAGTCTTCCATTGCAAAGGCCAGCTACACTGACCAGGTTGTCATCGGCATGGATGTGGTTACCTCCGAGTTCTACAGGGCTAGCAAGTATAACCTGGACTTCAAGTCTCCAGATGACACCAGCCGGTACATCACACCCGACCAGCTGGCCGACCTGTACAAGTCCTTCATCAAGGACTACCCAGTGGTGTCCACTGAAGACCCCTTTGACCAGGATGACT ATGCTTGGCAGAAGTTCATAGCTACTGCAGGCATCCAGGTGGTGGGGGATGACCTCACCGTGGCCAACCCTAAGCAGATTGCCAAGGCTGCAGGCGAGAAGTCTTACAACTGCTTCCTGCTCAAAGTGAACCAGATTGGCTCTGTGACCGAGTCTCTGCAGGTGTGTAAGCTGGCCCAGTCCAATGGCTGGGGTGTCATGGTGTCCCATCgatctggggagactgaggacaCTTTCATTGTCGACCTGGTGGTGGGGCTCTGCACTGGGCAGATCAAGACTGGTGCCCCCTGCCGATCTGAGCGCCTGGGCAAGTACAATCAAATCCTTAGCATCGAGGAGGAGCTGGGCAGCAAAGCCAAGTTTGCTGGCAGGTCCTTCAGGAACCCCCTGGCCAAGTAA